The Sus scrofa isolate TJ Tabasco breed Duroc chromosome X, Sscrofa11.1, whole genome shotgun sequence genome has a segment encoding these proteins:
- the SLITRK2 gene encoding SLIT and NTRK-like protein 2, translating into MLSGVWFLSVFTVAGILQTESRKTAKDICKIRCLCEEKENVLNINCENKGFTTVSLLQPPQYRIYQLFLNGNLLTRLYPNEFVNYSNAVTLHLGNNGLQEIRTGAFSGLKTLKRLHLNNNKLEVLREDTFLGLESLEYLQADYNYISAIEAGAFSKLNKLKVLILNDNLLLSLPSNVFRFVLLTHLDLRGNRLKVMPFAGVLEHIGGIMEIQLEENPWNCTCDLLPLKAWLDTITVFVGEIVCETPFRLHGKDVTQLTRQDLCPRKSSSGSGGDSGQRGSHADTHVQRQSPTLNPALNPTRAPKASRPPKMRNRPTPRVTVSKDRQSFGPIMVYQTKSPVPLTCPSSCVCTSQSSDNGLNVNCQERKFTNISDLQPKPTSPKKLYLTGNYLQTVYKNDLLEYSSLDLLHLGNNRIAVIQEGAFTNLTSLRRLYLNGNYLEVLYPAMFDGLQSLQYLYLEYNVIKEIKPLTFDALINLQLLFLNNNLLRSLPDNIFGGTALTRLNLRNNHFSHLPVKGVLDQLPAFIQIDLQENPWDCTCDIMGLKDWTEHANSPVIINEVTCESPAKHAGEILKFLGREAICPDSPNLSDGTILSMNHNTDTPRSLSVSPSSYPELHTEVPLSVLILGLLVVFILSVCFGAGLFVFVLKRRKGVPSVPRSANNLDVSSFQLQYGSYNTETQDKADGHVYNYIPPPVGQMCQNPIYMQKEGDPVAYYRNLQEFSYSNLEEKKEEPATLAYTISATELLEKQATPREPELLYQNIAERVKELPSAGLVHYNFCTLPKRQFAPSYESRRQNQDRINKTVLYGTPRKCFVGQSKPDHPLLQAKPQSEPDYLEVLEKQTAISQL; encoded by the coding sequence ATGCTGAGCGGCGTTTGGTTCCTCAGTGTGTTCACCGTGGCCGGGATCTTACAGACGGAGAGTCGCAAAACTGCCAAAGACATTTGCAAGATCCGCTGCCTGTGCGAAGAGAAGGAGAACGTACTGAACATTAACTGCGAAAACAAAGGATTTACAACCGTCAGCCTGCTCCAGCCCCCCCAGTATCGAATCTATCAGCTCTTCCTCAATGGAAACCTCCTGACCAGACTGTACCCCAACGAGTTTGTCAATTACTCCAACGCGGTGACTCTGCACCTGGGCAACAACGGGCTGCAGGAGATCCGAACCGGGGCCTTCAGCGGCCTGAAAACCCTCAAGAGACTGCACCTCAACAACAACAAGCTCGAGGTGCTGAGGGAGGACACCTTCCTGGGCCTGGAGAGCCTCGAGTACCTGCAGGCCGACTACAACTACATCAGCGCCATCGAGGCGGGGGCTTTCAGCAAGCTGAACAAGCTCAAAGTGCTCATCCTGAATGACAACCTTCTGCTGTCGCTGCCCAGCAATGTGTTCCGCTTCGTCCTGCTGACCCACTTAGACCTGAGAGGGAACCGGCTGAAAGTGATGCCTTTCGCCGGCGTCCTTGAACATATCGGAGGGATCATGGAGATTCAGCTGGAGGAAAACCCGTGGAATTGCACTTGCGACTTGCTTCCTCTCAAGGCTTGGCTGGACACCATAACCGTTTTTGTGGGGGAGATTGTCTGCGAAACTCCCTTCAGACTGCACGGGAAAGATGTCACCCAACTGACCAGGCAAGACCTCTGTCCCAGAAAGagcagcagcggcagcggcggcgaCTCGGGTCAGAGGGGCAGCCACGCGGACACCCACGTCCAAAGGCAGTCCCCCACCCTGAACCCTGCCCTCAACCCAACCAGGGCGCCGAAAGCCAGCCGGCCCCCCAAAATGAGAAACCGGCCGACCCCCCGGGTCACCGTGTCCAAGGACAGGCAGAGCTTTGGACCCATCATGGTGTACCAGACCAAGTCCCCGGTACCCCTCACCTGCCCCAGCAGCTGTGTCTGCACCTCCCAGAGCTCAGACAATGGCCTCAACGTCAACTGCCAAGAAAGGAAGTTCACAAACATCTCCGACCTACAGCCCAAACCCACCAGTCCAAAGAAACTCTACCTAACAGGGAACTATCTTCAAACTGTCTATAAGAACGACCTCTTAGAATACAGTTCTTTGGATCTGTTGCACTTAGGAAACAATAGGATTGCGGTCATTCAGGAAGGTGCCTTCACGAACCTGACCAGTTTACGCAGACTTTATCTGAATGGCAATTACCTTGAAGTGCTGTATCCAGCTATGTTTGATGGACTGCAGAGCTTGCAGTATCTCTATTTAGAGTATAATGTCATTAAGGAAATCAAGCCGCTGACCTTTGATGCTTTGATTAACCTACAGCTACTGTTTCTGAATAACAACCTGCTGCGGTCCTTACCTGATAACATATTTGGGGGCACGGCCCTCACCAGGCTCAATCTGAGAAACAACCATTTTTCTCACCTGCCTGTGAAAGGGGTTCTGGATCAGCTTCCGGCTTTTATCCAGATAGATCTGCAAGAGAACCCGTGGGACTGCACCTGCGACATTATGGGGCTAAAGGACTGGACAGAACATGCCAATTCCCCTGTCATCATCAATGAGGTGACCTGTGAGTCTCCCGCCAAGCATGCAGGGGAGATACTGAAGTTTCTGGGGAGGGAGGCTATTTGCCCTGACAGCCCAAACTTGTCAGACGGGACCATTTTGTCCATGAATCACAACACAGACACACCTCGCTCGCTGAGCGTGTCTCCCAGTTCCTATCCTGAACTGCACACCGAAGTTCCGCTCTCCGTCCTAATTTTGGGATTGCTGGTGGTCTTTATCTTATCTGTCTGTTTTGGGGCTGGCTTATTCGTCTTTGTCCTGAAACGCCGAAAGGGGGTGCCCAGTGTTCCCAGGAGTGCCAACAACTTAGACGTAAGTTCCTTCCAATTACAGTATGGGTCTTATAACACTGAGACTCAGGACAAAGCAGACGGCCACGTCTATAACTACATCCCACCACCTGTGGGTCAGATGTGCCAGAACCCCATCTACATGCAGAAGGAAGGAGACCCTGTGGCCTATTACCGAAACCTGCAAGAATTCAGCTACAGCAAcctggaggagaagaaagaagagccaGCCACGCTTGCTTACACAATAAGTGCCACCGAGTTACTAGAAAAGCAGGCCACCCCAAGAGAGCCCGAGCTGCTGTATCAGAATATCGCTGAGCGGGTCAAGGAGCTTCCCAGTGCTGGACTGGTCCACTATAACTTTTGTACCTTACCTAAAAGGCAGTTCGCCCCTTCATATGAATCTCGACGCCAAAACCAAGACAGAATCAATAAAACCGTTTTATATGGAACTCCCAGGAAATGCTTTGTGGGGCAGTCCAAACCAGACCACCCTTTACTGCAAGCTAAGCCGCAATCAGAACCAGACTACCTCGAAGTTCTGGAAAAACAAACTGCAATCAGTCAGCTGTGA
- the TMEM257 gene encoding LOW QUALITY PROTEIN: transmembrane protein 257 (The sequence of the model RefSeq protein was modified relative to this genomic sequence to represent the inferred CDS: inserted 3 bases in 2 codons; substituted 1 base at 1 genomic stop codon), translated as MWPRLCHLKAXYTIYFEALFXNAITSTFRFINLLASPLTXYCFALSTQVLSNIFYFRIFIFISYSWILLVHFYFKCSAAKWFQPAAYHLPWPCLEQICHVWQMVIPFDASSQLVASTVFEYTCV; from the exons ATGTGGCCCAGACTATGTCATTTAAAGGCATAATACACTATATACTTTGAAGCTTTAT CTAATGCAATCACAAGCACGTTTAGGTTTATTAACTTATTAGCATCCCCACTGAC GTATTGTTTTGCTTTATCCACGCAAGTGctttcaaacatattttattttaggatttttatttttatctcctacAGCTGGATTTTGCTAGTTCACTTTTATTTCAAATGCAGCGCAGCGAAATGGTTCCAGCCAGCAGCATACCATctcccctggccctgcctggaACAGATCTGTCATGTCTGGCAAATGGTAATTCCCTTTGATGCTAGCTCTCAATTAGTTGCTTCCACTGTTTTTGAATATACCTGTGTCTGA